A window of Punica granatum isolate Tunisia-2019 chromosome 8, ASM765513v2, whole genome shotgun sequence genomic DNA:
CGGCTGCAATAAGTAATGATGGTCACTATGTGTGTTTTGCGGACAAATTTGGAGTTGTATGGGTTGTGAATTTAGAGGAGAAAGATGGGACATTCTCCTTAGTCAATGAAAAGGCAGCACCAATGCTCTCCCACTATTGTAGCATTATTACTAGTTTGGTAAGTCATTCTTTAAATCTTCATTGTTTATCTTTCCCAATAATTTTCTTCTCTGTTCTATTTATGGTCAAACTCTTTGTTGTCCAACTTACTGGAACTATTTCCTAGGCTATCATATTGCGTGCTTATAACATCCAAGGATGTTCCTTTTAATTATAGTATGATGTTAAcagatcaattttttttttcgtctCTTGTTATTGTTGTTCATGATGAAAGCTGGGATACTTTTCTTGCTTACCACATGTATACTTGTACTTTCATGTGCACCATCTGCACTGTATAGTGGAGCGGAATATCCCTTTTATGTCTTAGTATTGTGATGGTTTCTCACCAAAATTTTTAACTGTTGCAGGAATTTTCACCTAGTGGATGCTACATTGTGAGCGCTGATCGAGACTATAAAATTCGAGTTAGTCTATGCTCTCTTTTAATCATGATGGATTGTTCCCTTGATATTCTACTCTTTTAATGGGGAATCCTGTGTTGATGATAGGTTACTGTAATGCCCAAAAGACCATTAAATGGAGCTCATGAAATTCATTGCTTCTGTTTAGGCCATTCAGAGTAAGTATTCACCTCTTTCAATGGTGTTTTTCATATCgagaataaaaatatgataaaattagAGAGAAGTATGGAATGCTTCTACTCTTTGAGTAAGGAATGCTTTGTCCAAGCCTTTTAAATCTTAACAATTATTACTCCAGTGGATTTGGTTTCCACTGTTGGTGTTTGTAGACCTTTACCCACTATTTGGATGGAGGAATTTGGAGGGAATTAGGGGGAATGCTTCCAAGAGTTTATTCCAAACTCCTCCATACAAATTACGAATATTTTTGCTTGATACAAGAAAGATCCTGTAAAAGAGTTTCCAATTTGAATGGAGAGGTTTGGAGGACTATCAGCCTCTCTCTGTATCCTTTCCCCTTTCAAATCCTTCCATCCAAACAAAAAGCTTTAGGATACTCCTGAAAGTAGATTTTGGATTCTTTCATGGAACCAACTGGCTCTCTGCAGGTTCGTTTCCTGTCTTGACTTTATCTCCTCCCCAGATTTTCAAGAGGGGTACCTTGTCTCTGGAAGTGGGGATTCAACAGTAAGTAAAAAGAGCTTTAGAATTGTTGAAGTTGCATTACCTTTTGCATGAGGTTTTTCTTTCTGAACAAGGACTGCTCGAAAGGGTCGTAAAAGTGATAATTTGTTTGTAGGTTCGCCTTTGGGATATTATGTCGGGTTCTTTGCTGGATACTTGTGAAGTAGGAGCAAAGGTACTTAGACATATACTTCTCTAAATGGTAATAACTAAGTATGACCTCGAGATAGTACCATATATATTGGTTTTGATGTACTTTATCAACTCTATTAGTTTAGCatatttcaataattatagTCGTAAACATCCATGCTATTagctgaaatttttgttaACAATCTTCAAATTGATGTGCAATTGACTCATGATGACTTCTTTCAAGTACTGGAGTCTTCATTATATTACTCTCGTTGTTTTACGCTCTAGAGCTTTGATCCTTGGCTCGTTTTTCACCTTGACTTTCTTTCTGAAGGCAGGACTTATAGATTCCAttgagagagaagaggaaCAATTCTGCGCTGTTACTGATCTATGTGTTGTCCCAAACAGTACACTAATAGCAGTAGCCATTCAGAGGTAGGTTCTACGAATTTCTGCTTCAGTTGCTTGCTGCATCACAAGTTTTCAGTTTAGTCATGGCTCTAATCCTCttcgacttaatattttgtagTTTCAAAGGGATAGTACTGTTGAGTTGCAATGTTTCGGCCAAATCAGTTTCTTTCACGAAGGTAAAGGATTTTTCATTTCCAAATGGTACAGAACTTTAATTTTCACATCCCAACCATTTCTCCCCAAGTTTCTGCTGGTTCGGGATCTTAAACTGTCAGCTCCTTTATGTTCTCAAGTACAAACATGAGATAATCCCCATTTCTCAAAGCTGTAAACTACTGCAGGTGGTCTCCATTACAGGAGAAACTTTCAGCCCAACATGCCTGGGGATGAGCTCCTCAGAAGATCTGCTGTGGATGGTCATGGGTATATCCAAGTTACCGGGCCTTGACTGTTCTTCTCTGGTCCGAGTTAGGGCTATGTCCGGTTTTAAACGTATTAGTGAAGGAGAGCCCATTATGCTGGAAGATAATGAGATGCCAGGAGGACAGAAACTGCTCGAGAAGTTGCAGGGAAGCGTTTCAATTGAGGAGAGCGTCTACGTGGCAGCTTCAGAGGCCCTGAAGAAGGCCATGTCAAAGCTGCTGATCAAGAAGCATTACTCTGTCGAGAATCGAGAGACCAGGAAGAGGACAAGGAATGATAAGAAGTTCAAACAATGATACAAGGAGGACAACTTAGTTGTACTTCTAGTATGTTTTTTCCTCTCCTTAAAATTTTGTTTACATCTTTTGGATCATATCCGTTACCCGGTCTGTTAAGAGGCTCACTGACTTGCATGGCATGTAGTTTTAGCTATTTATTGTAAGTAGTTGTAATTCCTTGTCGTTGCAAATCGATGTCATTCCACAGCTTTGGTAGTTGAATTTGTTGTACTATGGAGCTGTATTGTCGTTCCTCATTACTTTGATGGCCCGGACCTAGCTGGTGCTGAGTGACCAAAGTCCAGGGGCCTCAGTATAGCCTATACCGAGCTCTACAAGCTGTGGAAGTGTTAGTACAACAGACTTGAGTCAGAAATGTATCACGTGAGAACTTATCGAGTACTTGAAACTTACTCAAAGTAGGAAATATCACACATATTTAGATACTCGTACCTATCCTGCAAATTTAGGTACTCGAGCCTCTTCGATGAGAATGGTCCGATATACTATACGGTACCCACGATTGCAACTAGGTGAGGACAGTAATTGTCAAGGGACATCCAAATGATCATAAAGGGAGAGaaataaagaagaaagaaacacagAGAATTTCTCTTTTCCCCTCTGGGCTCCACGTGATGATTATTGCCATTGTTGATGATAAGTATCATTCAGTCACAAATTTTGATGACTTTGCCAATGGCCCACTTCCCCCCTCATCACATTGGGAAGAATTGACATTGGAAAGAAATTcaacaattgaaaaaaaaaaaaacttatctAATCCATACTGATTCAATTTTTGgagatttaaaaaaagaaagaaagaaagaaagaaagaaatagaaTGGAAGACAATTGATGTATGACaagtactcttttttttttttgaagtctATTCAAACATTTTTCAATGCTCATGCCTTATTGGACGTGCTCcgtagggaaaaaaaaagaatatgatgCGTCGTCTGGCGGCCTATTCTTggaatttctctttttctcgGTGAACTATTCctgaattattatattttcactTGTCAAATTTGTCACCTTATTAATTATCATCATCTCCTATAGCTGGAGACAACTCTTTGTTTGATCAGTCCCCTCTGAGTGTCCAGCAACACATAATAGAATCTGATGCCTGTTGCTACCTgtcaattaataataataataataattggtttttttttgtttattttctgcCAATAAATAAGATAAGATAATTGGAAAGGATAAAAAGTTAAAGATAGGAATCATAAGTACATGATAGGGTCCACATTGCAACTTTATTAGTGCAATATTATTGGTATGAAGGGTTTAAATCTAAGAAGAGTTTCTTAGATTTAGTGGCTCTTGTCTTTGAGTATACTTGATCACATCAATAAGTTGTGTAGCTTTTTGCTCtcttagtttatatatatatatatatatatatatatatatatatgcccaCAAGAGGAAATAATTCTCCATGATTGATGCACTATATTgaagtattaaaaaaaatgaaatataaaacaaAGATTATAAGTTTTGCAACGGTTAGCACTTAGCAGTTAACATGTTTATGaaaatcatcttcttctttttttcccaacATATACCTTGGTATTCGGAAACTCAATGGATTTTGATTAATCTAGTTCAGGCTAATTGGTccaaataaaaagtaaaactcttccaatgaaatattttcttcattcacaagatttgtACACGGAATCTTGTTTAAGGAGAGTAAGCGTCGAACTGCTTGAACCAACTCTTATTTTGTaatcattaatatattttagataTTAATCTATCTTTCAACAACTCCTATTTATAACACAAAACTTGCAATTTGAGTTAATTAATATTAGTACGTGaagttatgatttttttaatatatctaAAGAAATGCAACAAATAAACcaatgagaaaaaattaataaacaatTAGGGGTTGTTATGAGTTAACATATTATGGAAGAAATAATTTGTAAAGTGATTGGGAGCTATTAAAACCATACGGAAAAACTCCTCTTAATATTATAACTTTGATTATATAATATCatcatataaatttatgattttgaaATACATCTAAAATAAtgcaacaaattaaaaaaggaaaaaaaaaatttatctcaTGAAAGACGAGGACgtccttttattaattattaaagtataaggaaattattttaaagaatttggtttaaaataaatagaattaTTATAAGAATGCTTTCAACCAGAGAATTCGTTGAAAGCTTGTCTTGAACTGATTTTGccataaaattattatttaacagAGGTAgatatatatcataaaaaaCTCTATTAATTCTCTAAACAATCagaattattaaataatttcaacTTCACTATGtgaaattcttaatttatagCATCTGATCATGTTCTTTAATTTATACAAATTACATTGTAAGTTGAACATAGAAAGTAAACACGCGAGATGCACGCGACGTATGACTAGTGAAGGAGAAAAATTGGCGTGCATATGGTAATTCTTCTAGGCCAGCTAGGCCTAATTAGTGAAAAAACAGGCGTGGACCATATCAATCATAGTTACTCTTTGTTATAGATTTCACATAATCGACAGTGGGATTTCAACAATTGATTGTTGTGATCCGGACATGACGAGCCCCACATGTTCTTGTAATGTTAGACGGATCCAGGGTTGATGCCATAAAAAAGACGGTAGGTAGTAGCAgcgattatttatttaccgtaCTACTATTAGGCATTTTTTTTACCATGATTTACCCCAATCTCTAATACTATGTTCATAAACTGAGGTAGTAACCTTAAAACGACAttctaattatttctcgcGAGAAAAAGACGATGaagaaatacatatttttttcctctctgaTTAGCACTACTCACCATTTACTTGAAATCAaaagatattttcttttttaataatcagttaaacttttcatatccctttatttaatttctctttatttaatttcttttatttttttatcaggTCAATGGGATCATTGGATGAAAATATAAGAATTTTGAATTCCCAAACtcctatttataaaatattaatgattaaatttttcttttttggtaagttaatcatttatattttttttcttatgaaaaaataacttGATTAACTTATGCATGCACCAATGAGCGCCAATTGTCTATCTATTGATGGGTCGTAGGCCGCTGGGCCCACCTTTTTCTCTACTACACAAGTAGGTGGGCCGATAAAAGTTAGAAAAGGACAAGCCCTTTTAGGGCCTACAATGTTGATGCTGGTCCATGGGCCCACTGCCCCTTGCATGGGCTGATTATTATTGTGCCCTGTTCAGTGGGTCCCACCTGCAGTCCCAGCAGATGGCGACGCTTCTCTTTTATtgatgactttttttttttccacataGAAGAATCGATCGATGACTTGATGACAAATACATAATatggaaaagagaaaaagataaaaatccCTTATAATTTGAGATCAGGATAAATTGGATATTGTTCTTTTGTTTGGGATAATTAGTTCATGTAGTTTGCTCTGTTAAACATAAAGAGTCAcgcgttaattttttttcattgtcagtcctcaatctttaacttttcaatcattttgattctaaattttttttatcattcatatcctcaactttttattttatttcattttaatccttaaagaaaatcgaaagggagTAAGGGGTCGaggccgccaatcggcgaccccgaaCCCTCCAATGAGGTTGCTGGTACCCATAGAAGGCACCGACGACCTCGGTCGAGGGCTCGGGGTCGCCAATTGGTGGTCCCGACCCCGAATCGATCGGGGATTCCGAGTCAAGATCCCCTGTCGATTCGGGGTCAAGGCCGCCAATCGGCAACCCCAACCCGACCACCGAGGTCGCAGGCTCCCTCTGTGGGTACCGGCAACCTCGGTGGAGGagtcggggtcgccgattggcggccccgacccctcattccctttcgattttctttaaggactaaaatgaaacaaaatgaaaacttATGGAtaagaatgataaaagaaaaagatttagaaccaaaatgattaaaaggctaaagatgataactaaaaataaaaaaaattaacactgTAACTCTTATGTCTAACGACGTAAACCACAGGAGGACTAATTgtcccaaacaaaaaaataagataCGATTTGTCCCGATTCCAAACCATAAAggaatttttgtcttttttcctaTGAAAAAATGTGAAGTTTGGACCCTTTACTTTTGCTCTTTAACACAATGGTCTTTATACaatcttttaaatttcaattttagttgTACTTGCAATCATTGCTTCttctcttttaaaaaaaaatagttaaggatttttttttagacTGACATGATAAATCTATGAATAATATGAACTTATATGTAAAGGCCACTTAAAAAAAACCTTCTAataagtatttttatttttgtaaatatttatCTTCATTTTCAGGATTCTGTTTTTAATTTGGATACTTCATAATTTACTACATCCTTCCCATCAAACCCTTCCTTATCACAATTTAATGAGtaaatataacaaaaactAACGAATTTTTACTGTACGTTAGATTATTTTACTGCACCAAAACCTTTAACTTATTTACTCTCGAactacataatatatatatatatatatatatatatattccaaatTTTAGTAAGATAATAAAAGATCTCCTTAGAGGATTAAAACTAACATTCTACTCATAATATGGCAGCTCATACAAAAAATACTATGATACAGTGTATGCATCGTTCAGGATTCTTAACACCATTGGATTTATACTTATCAGTGGGCCCCGTATTGATCTAACGGTGGTCGAGATGTCCTGAACGGTACATGCACTATACAGACGAATTTTCCGGGCCAGTTCGGGCGAAAAGAAATTTATGCATTGTAAAGTTGGTGCAAAAGTTAAGACCAAAGGGATCAAAATAAACTTTAGCATTAGTTTGTGGGGTTTCCATTCCATGGAGAAATGTCATCCGCTCCTTTCATTGGGCCCACAAGTTCATTAAGGAAACAGTGGGCCCTGCGGCCCACTATTTGATCAGAAGAGGAGAAAACTTCTTTTTCTCCCCTtcttaaaagaaagaaaaaaggaagacGGCAACAATTTATTGACAAGTGTATCCGAAAAGGAGCGAAGTGCAATGATACATGAGAGTAAGTGGTTCTAAATTCAATTCTCATCAGTCGAATTTCTAGAtctttttttcacatttttcattTAGTTTACTAAATTTAAGCTTTTTCttaaccgaaaaaaagaaaagaaaagaaaagcttaTAAAATTTgggtaattacactggtggtccaaaaaatttcactaatgtatcaagttggtcaaaaaagttttttttgctacttgatagtacaaaatatttcaaaagtgtaacatgatagtacaaaccgttatctcaccattgacaccatcaagcgaagctgacgtggccgaaaagTGGCCGACACGTAGTTCTGATATGTTTTTAGGAGTTGGtggaacgttacatgatggtttaaactcttttgaagttgtcacttaatggtccaaaatgttttacagatgtaacataatggtacaaaatatttctttaattaacttaaacgTCCACCCATGTCAATGGCGAAATGAAGACGTCAATGGcaagataacggtttgtactatcatgttacaactttgaaacattttataccatcaaatagcaaaaaaaactttttgaactaACTTGATACATTAATGAAACTTTTGGACCATCAGTGTAATTACcctataaaatttgaatagaTAATATGAAaaggagggaaagagagagatacatatatacatcCTAGAACTTGATGGCGACAAATACATAAATACGTGAACATCGATAAGTGTTGCCACGTGATGGTGGGCTCACATTGCTTCGTgtaatgaaattatttatatagaaatttGTCTTTTATATTCTCCGGAAAAGAAATTGCAACTATTGGAAAGTTGCAAAGAGAAAGCAATCGTAAAATGTTTGGAGTACTAAGGGAAAAATTGTTTGCCAAGACATTAATTAGCTACTCGACGTCAAGTTGATTGAGCTCGTGCACACTGAATTAGAATCGGGATTTGAAGATGTAGATTAATCAatttaaggaaattaaaaaaacgtAAAAAATACGAAAAAAGAGTACAATACATGGGAAAATTCaagttatattatattatattatattatattatactatactgttattttatttcatcgaaaattttaaattgtaactattttaattcttttttttataatttgattttgtaggAAACTCCGCTCTTATTTCATTTGGTCATTGCCCATCTCTTACTTACTCTTCGACctttatgaaaaaatttccTAAAAATGGGACactttaattttactttacttttttttgttttggctGAATAATGTTACTTTATTTTACAAGTGTCAAAGTTCTGTCGAAAGAAACCATAACTCCCATTCACCAAAAAACCATAATTCTCGTGATCTAaaaatttttctataaaaatcaacattgatattaaaataaaaatacatgcgctagtatatatctatatatataatatatgaaaaaactTAAAGAGTAGGATGTGAGCATTTGATTTGAGAACTCACAGCTCTTAGTTAAACGTTGTTAGTGACTCGAATCAACTAATTTGATAACTCTTAGCTCCTTATTAAAGCATCTCTTGAGTTGGTCCATTTAATGGAAATTCAATGCATCTTGACCGAAGCATATACTAGTATTATCTTCAACGAATGTGAGAAATATGtccaaataatttttatgtgataatatataatttaaaattttaaaatttaaatttctcaATAACAAAAAGAACTACTCGAATTACGTGATATTCTTCGAGATTAGTGTATTAAATTCTCTATAAATActtgataaaatttattttaccaATCGTCTTTCTATTTGCTATGCATTTTCCTACATCTCTACATGATATCTCCACTTTTCTTAAGTACTTATACATATTATAGGATTACAATctatctataaatatattatttatttaatatgtctagagtacatatatatttattgttatcatgattttacttaattaattatcttttttttatctatattcatttataagtcatataatttattatttatttttacaaataaaaatttatcacGCAACACTCAAATTTcaactaattttttataattacataatatgtgtatatatatatatacatataatttataaagagCACTGGTCCCGGTTACAACTAGTCAGATCTTTTCGACTTTCGTGAGACTCAAAAGTATAGCACATcatttgcaaaaaaaaaaaaattatagcatATCATCTACCCTATCTATCATCTATAATCGATCATCTATCCAAACTAATGTAACTCTCCAGTTTCGGGCAATATAGGGAGAATggtaaattatttaataatttatttttatattatatatttaatttaatcctTAACgaataaaataaggaaaagaaaaaactttgTTTCTATACTTATTTTGTCTTATTAGGCGAtataaaatcaaaaacaaatctattatttaattcataaaaaatgaaaatgaaactaTCGGTCTTATTGCCTTCTCTTTTTTCACCTGATTCTCCTCATTACGTTTCTCaccaaaaatagaaaaccaaaaattgagaaatatatatgttacttTGCCTTTCAATTTAAgagaaatttcttttttacttttaatataatattccatcctcaatttcattattattattctcaaTTCGATTTTGTGCTTGATGTTGTTAATACAAGAGATtttaagttaaatttaattataatataaataaatcgatatgaaaatatatcaaatcgCGACATGCACacaactaataaaataatcaGTACATGCACGGGAAACCTACCTAGTTTTAAAGAGGTTAATTAATTGACATTTAGAAATGAATGATTAAATATggggaaaagtaataaataaataattgacaTTTAATACAAATAGTCTCCCCCAACAGTGATGTTttataatctttttatttGCTGTCGAGGACTCAAGGATGCAATGTATTATTGAACTTAAATCCATCTTGGCATGTGAAATCTGCGAACTGCGAATAAAATATCCGTTTGATTGAGTGCATTTGTTATATACCAGATTATGACGAAATGGGATTATTGAATGAAAAGAAACTAGATCAGATTAAATTATATCAGTATGTGACTTTTGCATTAGGATAtcgacaaataaattaaatattggcAGAACTTTGTTCTGCCTTTGATCACAATCTGCTTATCCGAGCAAGTTATTGTTATTTTAGAAGGACTGATTACGTGGGTTTCAAGTATAACATCATTTCTCTGAGCTAGAAGATCGTTCTgtaacattatatatatatatatatatatcatgtatgtatgtattgcAGAATTAAACGAATAGCGAAATCGAGAAGAGAGATTTGGCACTCCTCCCAATTATGAGCGACACTCTGAAGATTCAGAAAAAAGTGGGTGTAATACACTGCATTCGCAAGCTATACAGCCTAAGTAATTTAGAACCCCAGGTAGAAAAATTAAGAGGGGTTTAATggatttatataaaattaagtaCCATAATCCATTAACTTGAGATTTTATATTGGAGATGAGTTCAATCATTTATAAGttcattgaaaattttacatggtcACTGAGTATGTCATACTTTCGCGTGCTCGTGAGGTCTCACGCTATGCTGGCTCGAGCTTTTAAGTTGGAGAAGGACTCAATCGCTTATAGGTCCGGTGAAAATTTTACAGAAACATTTTTTATTGGGTTACTAAAATGGCCAAGCTAATAATTAATCTATAAAACAATTAAGGTAGCACCTTATTTTTTGATTATGTAGAAGATTCATGGggttaatataataaaatagaaatattaatagataataaataGGCATGaataatttcatcataaatatTGATCCTGCAAAAATCTTAGTTGACAGACGAATGTGTGCTCTACTGCTCTATATCCTTTTTATAGTAACATCTGGTTGTTGATTAAGTAAATTTATCTTTGATacaaacacatatatatatatatatatatatattgcacaGCCTAGTCCAATTCATCTCCAATTTGAGTCGGTTGTGCTTTTTTTCTCGATATTAATGAGGATTTCATCCATTAATTAGAAAGGTACAAGAGAAAATgctcaaaaaaattataagacaAAGGACAGAGATGGAACTCCTTAGCTAATCACAAAGAAAATACAAGGCGAAACTCACCCAACAATTCAGCTTAAACAATGTAATTAAGACCTCTAAACCCTTGATTTAAATCTACTGCCGACCATAAGGATCTTCAATGAAGACTGGGATGGGTCCTACGATTCATTCGATAATCCTTCTTCAATTCAAACGTTTGAGGAACTCCGAGGCCTTGAGTGTACATTAGCGTTATATTGGACCTACCATACCGTCGAGAAGACTGCAAGTAAAGCATCTTGGAACCTCTGTGTAGCCACCAGAAGGTCGAGAGTGGCTAGATCTCATTGGAGATGGCCATCTCCAGGCGGATCAATGCCAAAAAAACTTGAACATCTAGCTTAGATCATGGTGGAGTTGCTTGAATCTTTGAAGATTCAAGTAGATACGAGAGTATCGAGTAATGGATTCTCAAGGATTTGAGGCACCATATGAGCTGGAGTCTGCAGCTGCTTTCTCGAGCATTGGTTATGTGGAATTCAATTGGTCAGAGGTCTTCATTGTAGGGAGCAAAAGCAAGGTTCATGGCCACGCACTGAAGAGGGAGGGAGAAGAAAGCCAAACCTAAGCTAGTCACTGGAGAGGGGGAAGGGAGCTAGACTAGGCCGGTCGGACAAAAGCCACAGAGATCTCTGGTGGAGGAAATAAATAACCACTGGTGAAGGGGGTGGGACCTTCACATCGAAGAGGAGGGGACACGGCGCCAGACAGGCCTTGCCGGGACTGGACGGACCGATAAGGTGATTTGATCCAATGGAATATCTCTAATGAAACATGAAGTCATAAATTTGAGCTTGGCTAGGGCAGGGATAGGCGGGGTGATGCAATCTCACGGTATCGAACGCTCTTGTCAATTAAGAACAAGAATGAAATACTAGTTTATTACCTCTTCTAACGATGTGCTAATCTCGAGTATATACTCGAAGGTTTAGCATGGTAACAAAAGATAACAAAGCACCCAACTCCTTGCGAGATCAAATCTTACCCGCAAGATCAATTGTCAATCCTAAATTATAGGAAATTAttacgaaaatagaaaataattaaaaatacaaCTAAAACGGATAAGTTCCTAGTTGATGTATCGCGGGTTCGGATGGGCTCGGTGTCGACTCCTCCTGACCTCCGGTGTCAAGCTGGTCCCATCAACTCCTCCCCCCTCAGGTCGAACCTTGTCCTCAAGGTTCAAGGTTGGAAAGTGCTGCTTCAGGACCTCGACCGGCTCCCATGTCGCGTCCTCGTCTGGTAAGGCATTCCATCGAACCAAAGCTTCCTTGGTGCGCCCCCCGCCATGTGCGACCCATCGGTAGTCCCGAACATCAACAGGTGCTAAGTCGGGAAGGCTGTTACTCTCGTAAGGAGGGAGTGTGGGCTGCACGGCTTGCCCCTTGCCTACCCGTCTCCTCAGTAGCGAAACATGGAACACGAGGTGAATTTTTGCATAATCTGGTAAGTCTAACCGATAAGCTGCTGTCCCGACTAGCGCAACAACCTGAAATGGCCCGAAGTATCGGCTAGTGAGCTTTTGATTAGCTCTCTTGAACACTGAGTGTTGCCAGTATGGTTGGAGCTTCAAATACACCCAATCCCCGACTTCGAACTCCTTATCCCAGCGATGTTTATCGACGGTTGCCTTCATGCGGTTTTGAGCTGCCGCGAGGTTGGACTTTAATTCCCGCAATATCGCATTCCG
This region includes:
- the LOC116189472 gene encoding tRNA (guanine-N(7)-)-methyltransferase non-catalytic subunit wdr4 isoform X2, which gives rise to MAEAADTPMEEGGESTKELEVAPALIAVNPSQQSVVVAVGSDLRVYDLREGCAASLVDESDKSFHKDSIRAIRYGVNGKLLVSAGDDKLVKIWSTDSWHCIGTVSCEKRVSAAAISNDGHYVCFADKFGVVWVVNLEEKDGTFSLVNEKAAPMLSHYCSIITSLEFSPSGCYIVSADRDYKIRVTVMPKRPLNGAHEIHCFCLGHSEFVSCLDFISSPDFQEGYLVSGSGDSTAGLIDSIEREEEQFCAVTDLCVVPNSTLIAVAIQSFKGIVLLSCNVSAKSVSFTKVVSITGETFSPTCLGMSSSEDLLWMVMGISKLPGLDCSSLVRVRAMSGFKRISEGEPIMLEDNEMPGGQKLLEKLQGSVSIEESVYVAASEALKKAMSKLLIKKHYSVENRETRKRTRNDKKFKQ
- the LOC116189472 gene encoding tRNA (guanine-N(7)-)-methyltransferase non-catalytic subunit wdr4 isoform X1, coding for MAEAADTPMEEGGESTKELEVAPALIAVNPSQQSVVVAVGSDLRVYDLREGCAASLVDESDKSFHKDSIRAIRYGVNGKLLVSAGDDKLVKIWSTDSWHCIGTVSCEKRVSAAAISNDGHYVCFADKFGVVWVVNLEEKDGTFSLVNEKAAPMLSHYCSIITSLEFSPSGCYIVSADRDYKIRVTVMPKRPLNGAHEIHCFCLGHSEFVSCLDFISSPDFQEGYLVSGSGDSTVRLWDIMSGSLLDTCEVGAKAGLIDSIEREEEQFCAVTDLCVVPNSTLIAVAIQSFKGIVLLSCNVSAKSVSFTKVVSITGETFSPTCLGMSSSEDLLWMVMGISKLPGLDCSSLVRVRAMSGFKRISEGEPIMLEDNEMPGGQKLLEKLQGSVSIEESVYVAASEALKKAMSKLLIKKHYSVENRETRKRTRNDKKFKQ